The Megalobrama amblycephala isolate DHTTF-2021 linkage group LG1, ASM1881202v1, whole genome shotgun sequence genome segment ATTCAACACTCATCGTTTGgaacacagtttcactgatccATAACAAATCCTAATCCCAGGATAGagtggttgagtgaatgtggtctggactgtgtggatgaggctcattgtgttTCTAGAgatgctgtagaaggacagagttcctgcactgtgatccacatacactcctaatCTATAGTAATTCTTCTCATTCACTGTTCTCCTGATGATGGGCTTTACAGGGAGATCAGTCTCTATCTtattgtgtgtgaatgagtAACTGGAGGGAGAGCAgttcaaactccaggactgatcattatatcCAAATGCACACTGATATATCCACATatccactccactcaatctcccagtaacagcgtcgatcactcacactctctctacacaacacctgagaCACATAATCAAATCTGTccggatgatcaggatacgactgTGGTGTGTGAGTGACAGTAATCACtgtgttcctctcagacagactG includes the following:
- the LOC125264831 gene encoding stonustoxin subunit alpha-like, whose product is MNPKTRNDFLQYSHRITLDLNTVNERLSLSERNTVITVTHTPQSYPDHPDRFDYVSQVLCRESVSDRRCYWEIEWSGYVDISVCIWI